One window of the Mycobacterium haemophilum DSM 44634 genome contains the following:
- a CDS encoding dihydrolipoamide acetyltransferase family protein, giving the protein MIEFTMPALGSDMDEGTLDEWLIKPGDKVKRGQVVAVVETTKAAVEIECWHEGTVHELLVPVGETVQVGTVLATLLAPGEKARRPRKVSAKPAAAAAAAPRRRWVSPAARRLAASLGVDVETVSGTGPQGAVTIGDVEHAAASIAKPKAQKPSTADRAAQMRRSIAAAMSRSKREIPHYYLADEIVMENALNWLTARNAERSITERVLPAVLQLKAVALAAQRFGEFNGFWCDDAFQRAEAVHVGVAISLRGGGLVAPAIHDVADKKLDELMSDLTDLVARARAFSLRSSEMSDPTITVTNLGDQGVDTVFGVIYPPQVALVGFGKPAQRVCVIDRGIRVVTTVQGTLAADHRASDGHRGAMFLAAINELLQQPDVLEK; this is encoded by the coding sequence ATGATCGAGTTCACAATGCCTGCGCTGGGTTCGGACATGGATGAGGGAACCCTGGATGAGTGGCTGATCAAACCCGGTGACAAGGTAAAACGTGGTCAGGTGGTGGCCGTGGTTGAGACCACTAAAGCCGCCGTGGAGATCGAATGCTGGCACGAGGGCACCGTGCATGAACTGCTCGTCCCGGTCGGTGAAACCGTGCAAGTGGGAACGGTATTGGCGACACTGCTAGCCCCCGGTGAGAAGGCGAGGAGACCGCGCAAGGTCTCGGCCAAGCCAGCAGCCGCCGCGGCGGCGGCGCCTCGACGTCGTTGGGTCTCGCCGGCTGCGCGCCGCCTGGCGGCATCGTTGGGTGTGGACGTCGAGACCGTCAGCGGCACTGGACCACAGGGTGCGGTCACCATCGGTGACGTCGAACACGCTGCCGCGTCGATAGCGAAACCGAAAGCGCAGAAGCCCTCGACCGCCGATCGCGCCGCCCAGATGCGACGCTCCATCGCCGCCGCGATGAGCCGCTCGAAACGGGAAATTCCGCATTACTACCTCGCCGACGAAATCGTGATGGAAAACGCGTTGAACTGGTTGACCGCCCGTAATGCTGAACGCTCCATCACTGAACGGGTACTGCCAGCCGTTCTGCAGTTGAAGGCCGTTGCTCTTGCCGCCCAGCGATTCGGTGAGTTCAACGGGTTCTGGTGCGACGACGCATTTCAGCGCGCGGAGGCCGTTCACGTTGGTGTGGCGATCTCACTGCGCGGCGGTGGCCTGGTGGCGCCGGCCATCCACGACGTCGCCGACAAGAAGCTCGACGAATTGATGAGCGACCTCACCGACCTAGTTGCCAGGGCGCGTGCTTTCTCGTTGCGGAGTTCGGAAATGTCGGACCCGACCATCACGGTCACTAACCTCGGCGACCAAGGCGTCGACACCGTCTTCGGGGTGATCTATCCACCGCAGGTGGCGCTCGTCGGTTTCGGTAAACCGGCGCAACGGGTTTGCGTGATCGATCGTGGGATTCGGGTCGTCACCACCGTGCAGGGCACGCTGGCGGCGGACCACCGCGCGAGCGATGGCCACCGCGGGGCGATGTTTCTTGCGGCGATCAACGAGCTGCTCCAGCAGCCCGACGTCCTAGAGAAGTGA
- a CDS encoding sigma-70 family RNA polymerase sigma factor, with protein sequence MAANAPRHHAATVARQTLKDASFANRAFSGVDADARRRFQREAIPLLEPLYRQALRMTHSHCDAEDLLQETMASAYAAFGSLRPASSIRAWLYRILANAYIDSYRKKQRQPMRYLTDDITDQQLAAAAQHSTTELPSTEEQALKALPDNDIMAAMLALPEQFRIVVYYADIEGLCSKEIAKITDIPDGTVRSRLHRGRRQLRALLADLATARGYIRTIEIAAYNRPSTSGAQCLRKGA encoded by the coding sequence GTGGCTGCCAACGCTCCGCGACACCACGCGGCGACAGTAGCTCGGCAGACATTGAAGGACGCATCGTTTGCGAATCGCGCTTTTTCCGGCGTCGACGCCGACGCGCGGAGGCGCTTCCAGCGCGAAGCCATCCCGCTGCTCGAGCCGCTCTATCGGCAAGCCCTGCGGATGACCCACAGTCACTGCGACGCAGAGGATCTACTGCAGGAAACAATGGCGAGCGCCTATGCGGCCTTCGGATCGTTACGGCCGGCTAGCAGTATCCGGGCGTGGCTGTACCGGATTCTGGCCAACGCCTACATCGATAGCTACCGGAAGAAGCAACGCCAACCCATGCGGTATCTGACCGACGACATTACCGACCAGCAGTTGGCCGCCGCCGCCCAGCACTCGACGACGGAATTGCCTTCGACCGAGGAACAAGCCCTTAAGGCGTTGCCAGACAACGACATTATGGCGGCGATGCTGGCCCTGCCCGAACAATTCCGCATCGTGGTTTACTATGCCGACATCGAGGGCCTATGCAGTAAGGAGATCGCCAAGATCACCGATATCCCGGATGGGACAGTCAGATCCAGACTCCATCGAGGACGACGACAACTGCGCGCCCTGCTGGCCGATCTTGCCACAGCGCGCGGCTACATCCGCACGATCGAGATCGCCGCGTACAACCGGCCGTCGACAAGCGGCGCACAATGCCTCCGAAAGGGAGCCTAA
- the ppsA gene encoding phosphoenolpyruvate synthase — protein sequence MQANNYVRNISSLRITDAEEAGGKGANLGELVAAGLPVPPGFVLMRAGYLDSMKAGGVETELSALHQEALAHVDSTARLAELCGRMQKLVTKAGVSNDTRDELLTAYRLLGSNSVVAVRSSATGEDSRDASFAGMNRTLTNVIGEDALVEAVQQCWQSLFTPRVITYRAGRSFTSDPAMAVVVQQMIVADTAGVAFTNDPSTGAQDHVVIEAAFGQGEVVVSGKVEPDTYVVAKDTLQVLHTRVGYQAFKIVRGPDGHDTTVELDRASAETRVLDDDALRRIAELAIATEQHNGCPQDVEWAISSGATWLVQARPITTLPHPAERDHAVLVRGLPAAPGTASGKVRVLLAPQVGDHLLDGEILVAPMTNPDWLPTIRRAAGLVTDTGGMTCHAAIVARELGVPCVVGARTATTELRDGMLVTVDGTHGQVIAGQVAKTPQITVVDRSAAPVNAAEVTGTKVYVNLAMPDTADGVAAQDVDGVGLLRAEFMLTEALSGRHPRDLIVRGEQDQLVDAMVASVARVAAAFTPRPVIYRATDFRSNEFRGLRGGENYEPVEHNPMIGYRGCYRYIKEPELFALELQALARVREQYPNVHLMIPFVRTRWELEQCLTLVDASPLGRQRSLHRWVMAEVPSVVHWLPQYVGMGIDGVSIGSNDLTQLMLGVDRDSDVCAELFDESDAAVLAAIGHIITTACRLGITSSLCGQAPSTNPAFAEHLVRMGITSVSVNPDAAGAARRAVGAAERRLLLESAVRRRDG from the coding sequence ATGCAAGCCAACAACTATGTCCGTAACATCTCGAGCCTGCGAATCACCGACGCGGAGGAAGCCGGCGGCAAAGGAGCCAATCTGGGTGAGCTCGTCGCCGCCGGGCTGCCGGTCCCGCCCGGCTTCGTGCTGATGCGCGCCGGTTACCTCGACTCCATGAAAGCAGGCGGAGTCGAGACCGAACTTAGCGCGCTTCATCAGGAGGCCTTGGCGCACGTCGACAGCACCGCCCGGCTGGCCGAGCTGTGCGGCCGGATGCAGAAGCTGGTGACCAAAGCCGGTGTGAGCAACGATACCCGGGATGAATTACTGACCGCATACCGGCTCCTTGGGTCGAACTCCGTTGTGGCCGTGCGGTCCTCGGCTACCGGAGAAGACAGCCGCGACGCCTCATTCGCCGGTATGAACCGGACCCTGACCAACGTGATCGGAGAGGACGCCCTCGTTGAGGCAGTTCAGCAGTGCTGGCAGTCGCTATTCACCCCACGCGTGATCACCTACCGAGCGGGCCGCAGCTTCACGTCCGATCCCGCGATGGCCGTCGTCGTGCAACAGATGATTGTCGCCGACACCGCGGGCGTGGCCTTCACCAATGATCCGAGCACCGGCGCGCAGGACCATGTTGTTATCGAAGCCGCATTCGGGCAAGGCGAAGTTGTGGTGTCGGGCAAAGTGGAACCCGACACCTATGTGGTGGCCAAAGACACGCTGCAGGTTCTCCACACCCGTGTCGGGTACCAAGCGTTCAAGATCGTCCGCGGACCCGACGGCCATGACACCACTGTCGAGCTGGACCGCGCGAGCGCCGAAACCCGGGTCCTCGACGACGATGCCTTGCGGCGTATCGCCGAGCTGGCGATCGCCACTGAACAGCACAACGGCTGCCCGCAGGACGTCGAGTGGGCTATCTCCTCGGGCGCCACTTGGCTGGTGCAAGCCAGGCCAATAACCACGCTGCCACACCCCGCTGAGAGGGATCATGCGGTGCTGGTCCGCGGGCTACCCGCCGCGCCGGGGACAGCATCGGGGAAGGTGCGGGTGCTGCTGGCACCGCAGGTCGGCGACCACTTGCTCGACGGCGAGATCCTGGTGGCTCCGATGACAAATCCGGACTGGCTGCCAACCATCCGGCGGGCAGCTGGGCTAGTGACCGACACCGGCGGAATGACTTGTCACGCCGCAATTGTGGCGCGTGAGCTTGGCGTTCCGTGCGTTGTCGGGGCACGCACCGCGACCACCGAGCTGCGTGACGGCATGCTGGTCACCGTCGACGGAACGCACGGCCAAGTCATCGCCGGCCAAGTCGCGAAAACCCCGCAGATCACGGTCGTGGATCGGTCGGCAGCGCCCGTGAATGCAGCCGAAGTCACGGGCACCAAGGTCTACGTCAACCTGGCGATGCCAGATACCGCCGACGGGGTCGCGGCGCAAGACGTCGACGGCGTTGGCTTGCTGCGCGCCGAATTCATGCTGACCGAGGCGCTGTCGGGTCGACACCCGCGCGATCTCATCGTGCGTGGGGAGCAGGATCAACTGGTCGACGCGATGGTCGCGTCGGTAGCAAGGGTCGCGGCCGCGTTCACCCCGCGACCGGTGATCTATCGGGCAACCGACTTCCGCAGCAACGAATTCCGCGGTTTGCGCGGCGGCGAGAACTACGAGCCGGTCGAACACAACCCGATGATCGGCTACCGCGGCTGCTATCGCTACATCAAGGAACCCGAACTGTTCGCGCTAGAGCTGCAAGCCCTGGCCCGCGTCCGTGAGCAATACCCCAACGTGCATCTGATGATTCCGTTCGTGCGCACCCGGTGGGAACTCGAGCAATGCCTGACCCTAGTGGACGCCAGCCCACTGGGCCGGCAACGCAGTCTGCACCGGTGGGTGATGGCAGAAGTGCCTTCGGTGGTGCATTGGTTGCCACAGTACGTCGGGATGGGTATCGACGGGGTATCCATCGGCAGCAACGACCTGACCCAGTTGATGCTCGGCGTGGACCGCGATTCCGATGTCTGCGCCGAACTGTTCGACGAATCAGATGCGGCGGTGCTTGCTGCGATCGGCCACATCATCACCACCGCATGCAGACTCGGAATCACATCCTCGCTGTGCGGGCAGGCGCCCTCAACGAACCCGGCATTCGCCGAGCACTTGGTGCGCATGGGCATCACATCCGTGTCGGTGAACCCTGATGCTGCCGGTGCAGCACGGCGCGCTGTCGGCGCAGCCGAACGCCGGTTGCTGCTCGAGTCGGCGGTGCGGCGCCGCGACGGGTGA
- a CDS encoding site-2 protease family protein has product MGGIPMGRIAGLPVSVDWSVMVILWLFTWSLATTLPATVPGYSKEAYWLAGACGALILLGSLLAHELTHAILARRAGIKVFNVTLWLFGGVTRLGGEAKTPKEAFRIAASGPLTSLALAAIFGGVAYGLGELRIAHIAVGVTWWLAGINLLLGLFNLLPGAPLDGGRVLKAYLWRRHGDSVRAAVGAARAGRILAFLLIALGLVEFLAGVLIGGVWLAFVGWFIFAASREEEAQVTTRQAIAGVQVADVMTAHPHTAPADITVEDFIQRYLLGDRHSAYPIADRDGSIIGLITLTQLRGIAPSQRAGTLVREAAIPLSRVPTAIPHEPLTALLERVGSPADNRALVVDAGRLVGIVTASDLSRLVDVYRLASPPTVAANPK; this is encoded by the coding sequence ATGGGCGGTATCCCGATGGGACGGATCGCCGGATTACCGGTCAGTGTCGACTGGAGCGTGATGGTCATCCTCTGGTTGTTCACCTGGAGCCTGGCCACCACGTTGCCCGCCACGGTGCCGGGTTACTCGAAAGAAGCCTACTGGCTGGCCGGGGCCTGCGGTGCCCTGATATTGCTTGGATCGCTGCTAGCGCACGAACTGACGCATGCGATCCTCGCCCGTCGTGCCGGCATCAAGGTATTCAACGTAACGCTATGGCTGTTCGGGGGCGTCACTCGCCTTGGGGGCGAAGCGAAGACGCCTAAGGAAGCGTTTCGGATCGCCGCGTCGGGTCCGCTGACGAGCCTGGCGCTCGCGGCAATCTTTGGGGGCGTGGCTTACGGGCTCGGCGAGCTGCGGATCGCGCACATCGCGGTCGGCGTCACGTGGTGGCTCGCAGGCATCAATTTGTTGCTAGGCCTGTTCAATCTGTTGCCGGGCGCGCCGTTGGACGGTGGGCGGGTTTTGAAGGCTTACTTGTGGCGCCGCCACGGCGACAGCGTGCGCGCCGCGGTGGGCGCGGCACGCGCCGGGCGCATCCTCGCGTTCCTTCTGATCGCACTCGGGCTGGTGGAGTTTCTGGCGGGAGTCCTGATCGGTGGCGTGTGGTTGGCGTTTGTTGGGTGGTTCATCTTCGCCGCTTCCCGCGAGGAGGAGGCGCAGGTGACGACCCGACAAGCCATCGCCGGTGTCCAGGTCGCCGACGTTATGACGGCCCACCCCCACACGGCTCCCGCCGACATCACCGTCGAGGATTTCATTCAGCGTTACTTGCTCGGCGACCGCCATTCAGCCTATCCGATCGCCGACCGCGACGGGTCGATCATTGGGCTGATCACCCTGACGCAACTGCGCGGTATCGCGCCGAGCCAGCGCGCTGGCACCTTAGTGCGTGAGGCTGCCATACCCCTATCTCGGGTGCCCACGGCGATACCACACGAACCACTCACCGCACTGCTGGAACGTGTGGGATCACCGGCCGATAACCGTGCACTTGTCGTCGACGCGGGCCGTCTAGTCGGCATTGTCACCGCAAGCGATCTTAGCCGATTAGTCGACGTGTACCGGCTCGCGTCTCCACCGACGGTCGCCGCTAACCCGAAGTGA
- a CDS encoding alpha-ketoacid dehydrogenase subunit beta, with product MKTSYRTAVHDALRDALRDDPRVVLMGEDVGRYGGTYAASKGLLEEFGPERVRDTPLSELGFVGIGIGAALGGLRPVVEVMTVNFSLLALDQIVNTAAALRHMSGGQFSVPLVVRMATGAGRQLAAQHSHSLEPWYAHIPGIKVVAPATVADAYGMLGAALSDPDPVVIFEHVQLYNTSADVDALACTDISHAAIRRSGSDVTVIAYGGCLPKALDAANELSIAGIDCEVVDLRVLRPLDDDTIVESVRKTHRAVIVDEAWRSGSLAAEISARIVEKAFFDLDAPIARVCSAEVPMPYAKHLEQSALPQPDKIVAAVQSLFGDR from the coding sequence ATGAAGACCAGCTACCGCACCGCCGTTCACGACGCGCTACGCGACGCCCTGCGCGACGACCCTCGAGTCGTGTTGATGGGTGAAGACGTCGGGCGGTACGGCGGAACCTATGCGGCCTCTAAGGGGCTGCTCGAGGAATTCGGCCCCGAACGGGTGCGAGACACACCGCTGTCGGAGTTAGGTTTCGTCGGTATCGGAATCGGCGCCGCTCTGGGCGGCCTGCGACCGGTCGTCGAAGTCATGACGGTCAACTTTAGCCTGCTGGCGCTCGATCAGATCGTCAATACCGCTGCAGCGCTTCGCCATATGTCTGGCGGTCAGTTCTCGGTTCCACTCGTGGTGCGGATGGCGACGGGTGCTGGGCGTCAACTCGCCGCCCAGCATTCGCATAGCCTTGAGCCCTGGTATGCCCATATCCCGGGCATCAAAGTGGTTGCGCCGGCGACGGTGGCCGACGCCTACGGCATGCTAGGCGCCGCGCTGTCGGATCCCGATCCGGTGGTGATTTTCGAGCATGTCCAGCTCTACAACACCTCAGCCGACGTCGATGCCCTGGCATGCACAGACATTTCTCACGCGGCAATCCGCCGCAGCGGATCTGACGTTACCGTGATCGCCTACGGCGGTTGCCTGCCCAAGGCACTCGACGCCGCCAATGAACTGTCGATCGCCGGAATTGACTGTGAAGTCGTTGATCTTCGGGTTCTTCGACCGCTGGATGATGACACGATAGTGGAGTCGGTTCGCAAGACTCACCGCGCCGTGATCGTCGACGAAGCCTGGCGCAGCGGCAGTTTGGCGGCGGAAATCAGCGCACGCATCGTGGAGAAGGCGTTCTTCGACCTCGACGCGCCGATCGCGCGGGTCTGCAGCGCCGAGGTCCCGATGCCGTATGCAAAGCACCTGGAACAGTCCGCCCTCCCGCAGCCGGACAAGATCGTCGCCGCCGTCCAGAGCCTCTTCGGTGATCGGTGA
- a CDS encoding heavy metal translocating P-type ATPase, with product MLLAATLGALIAGSISWLVGARGVAEICWAAGTVAAIAPSVWWVVSALRRGRLGVDIVAVLSLVGALAVREYLAGALIGVMLATGRALETAAEGRAAKDLRSLLDRAPRRARRRRPAGVVTVSLDEVVVGDVLVIGPGEMVPVDARIISEYATLDESVLTGESARIERRSGQEVRSGAINAGAAVEICATATARDSTYAGIVALAQEAAAETAPVVRLADRIAAWFVPLTLSAAGLAWLFAGSAERAVAVLVVATPCPLLLAAPVAIVSGLSRASRLGVVIRGGGPLEILGRATTLVLDKTGTLTTGRPRGTDVVVGPGWTPPEVVRIAASADQFSPHVLATALVDEAAKHGLSLTLPTDVVDDAGKGITATVDGHRVTVGNHALPSDPPQWAVAVLSRARFDGAVVVWVNIDGELAGAILLIDPVRPDAPRTIRRLRAAGITRLIMLTGDRPAPAEQIGAVLGLDEVRAQQSPTDKVAGVRAEKSRAVTAMVGDGVNDAPALAAASVGIAMGAHGSSASSEAADIVLTTNRLDRVADAMTIARRARRIALQSAITGMGMSLAAMGFAAMGLLPPAIGALLQEGIDVAVILNALRALHGDSETPALGAKTEDLIRRFSAEHDRMRDDLSMLRGAGQQLASGDRAAALASLRRADAFLRQTLLPHEHAEDRRLYPALARPLGSPEATATMSRMHAEIDRLARRLHAHVEVADGSDGIRDEQVDDLLACLYGLHALLSLHFIQEEENFFVLLPAPPYDVPVRDDRRVL from the coding sequence ATGCTGTTGGCCGCAACACTCGGTGCGCTGATCGCGGGTAGCATCAGCTGGCTGGTGGGTGCCCGGGGTGTCGCGGAGATATGTTGGGCCGCAGGCACGGTCGCTGCGATCGCGCCGTCCGTGTGGTGGGTGGTGTCGGCGCTAAGACGCGGCCGGCTGGGTGTCGACATCGTCGCGGTGCTGTCGCTGGTGGGCGCACTCGCGGTCCGCGAGTACCTCGCTGGCGCCCTGATTGGTGTCATGCTGGCCACCGGCCGGGCACTCGAAACCGCCGCTGAAGGTCGTGCTGCCAAAGATCTGCGCTCACTGCTGGACCGCGCCCCACGCCGGGCACGCCGTCGAAGGCCCGCCGGTGTGGTTACCGTGTCGCTCGACGAGGTGGTAGTCGGCGACGTGCTTGTGATCGGCCCTGGCGAGATGGTGCCGGTTGACGCGCGGATCATTTCCGAATACGCAACTCTCGACGAGTCTGTGCTCACCGGTGAATCCGCTCGGATAGAGCGGCGGTCGGGGCAAGAGGTGCGCAGTGGCGCGATCAATGCCGGTGCGGCCGTAGAGATCTGTGCGACGGCGACGGCGCGGGACAGCACCTACGCGGGCATCGTGGCGCTGGCGCAGGAAGCGGCAGCGGAAACCGCGCCCGTCGTCCGGCTCGCCGATCGCATCGCCGCATGGTTTGTCCCGCTGACCCTGTCGGCGGCTGGACTTGCGTGGTTGTTCGCGGGATCGGCGGAGCGGGCGGTAGCCGTGTTGGTGGTGGCCACGCCGTGTCCGCTGCTCTTGGCGGCGCCGGTAGCGATCGTTTCGGGATTGTCTCGCGCGTCGCGGCTCGGCGTAGTGATCCGCGGCGGCGGGCCGCTGGAGATCCTGGGGCGAGCCACCACACTCGTGCTGGACAAGACCGGCACGCTGACAACCGGCCGGCCTCGGGGGACGGACGTGGTCGTCGGCCCGGGCTGGACACCACCGGAAGTCGTGCGCATCGCGGCCTCCGCCGACCAGTTCTCGCCGCATGTGCTCGCCACGGCACTCGTCGATGAAGCGGCCAAGCATGGCCTGTCGTTGACCCTTCCGACCGATGTCGTCGACGACGCGGGAAAGGGGATCACGGCCACGGTGGACGGGCATCGGGTCACCGTGGGCAACCACGCGCTGCCATCCGATCCGCCGCAGTGGGCCGTCGCGGTCCTCTCGCGCGCGAGATTCGACGGCGCCGTTGTGGTTTGGGTGAACATCGACGGTGAACTCGCTGGAGCGATATTGCTCATCGACCCGGTACGCCCCGATGCGCCGCGCACCATCCGCCGATTGCGCGCCGCGGGCATCACCCGGCTGATCATGCTCACCGGCGATCGGCCTGCACCCGCTGAGCAAATCGGGGCGGTGCTCGGACTTGACGAGGTGCGCGCTCAACAGAGCCCCACCGACAAGGTGGCCGGCGTGCGCGCCGAAAAGAGCAGAGCTGTCACCGCGATGGTCGGCGACGGAGTTAACGACGCACCCGCATTGGCCGCGGCAAGCGTCGGAATTGCGATGGGTGCCCATGGGTCGAGCGCCAGCTCCGAGGCCGCCGACATCGTCTTGACGACCAACCGCCTTGACCGGGTCGCGGACGCAATGACGATTGCGCGCCGTGCACGACGCATCGCATTGCAAAGCGCGATAACCGGAATGGGGATGTCACTGGCGGCGATGGGATTCGCCGCGATGGGGCTGCTGCCGCCCGCGATTGGCGCGTTGCTGCAGGAGGGCATCGATGTTGCGGTGATCCTCAACGCATTGCGGGCCTTGCACGGCGATTCCGAGACGCCCGCGCTTGGAGCCAAAACCGAGGATTTGATCCGCAGGTTTTCCGCCGAGCATGACCGGATGCGTGACGACCTGTCGATGCTTCGCGGCGCCGGACAACAGCTGGCGAGCGGAGACCGCGCCGCCGCCTTGGCAAGCCTGCGGCGGGCGGACGCGTTCCTGCGCCAAACCCTGCTACCCCATGAACATGCCGAAGACCGCAGGCTCTACCCGGCGCTCGCGCGTCCACTGGGTAGCCCAGAAGCCACCGCGACGATGAGCCGCATGCACGCCGAGATAGATCGGTTGGCGCGCCGGCTGCATGCGCATGTGGAGGTTGCTGACGGCTCCGATGGCATTCGCGATGAACAGGTCGACGACTTGCTTGCCTGCCTCTATGGGCTGCATGCCTTGCTGTCGTTGCACTTTATTCAGGAGGAGGAGAACTTTTTTGTGCTGCTGCCGGCTCCCCCGTACGACGTCCCGGTCAGGGACGACCGCCGCGTTCTTTGA
- the pdhA gene encoding pyruvate dehydrogenase (acetyl-transferring) E1 component subunit alpha: MTDAERARRFLSDMVRVRRMEERCAELYGEAKIRGFLHLYVGEEAVAAGSLQVLGPDDAVVATYREHAHALLRGTPMTSIMAEMFGKQEGCSRGRGGSMHLFDASTRFYGGNAIVAGGLPLAAGLALADSTLHRNSLTACYFGDGAVAEGAFHESLNMAALWRLPVLFFCENNLYAMGTALARAQSQTDLTAKAAAYRVPTIAVDGMDVVACHDAARQAAEHVRNTGGPFFVEFRTYRFRAHSMFDPELYRDKAEVQRWRKRDPIPAYIKQCRADDSLTDDDIADIEEAANAEIEAAVAFAEAGTWENVEDLERDVLTPVGQVVR, encoded by the coding sequence GTGACCGATGCTGAACGTGCCCGCCGGTTTTTGTCGGACATGGTGCGGGTGCGCAGGATGGAAGAAAGGTGCGCAGAGCTGTACGGGGAAGCCAAGATTCGTGGGTTCTTGCACCTCTACGTCGGGGAAGAGGCTGTCGCTGCCGGGTCGCTGCAGGTATTAGGCCCAGATGATGCGGTGGTGGCGACGTATCGGGAGCATGCACATGCATTGCTGCGCGGCACCCCGATGACCTCGATCATGGCCGAGATGTTCGGCAAGCAAGAGGGCTGTTCACGGGGCCGTGGCGGGTCGATGCACCTCTTCGACGCGTCGACCCGCTTTTACGGCGGCAATGCGATCGTGGCCGGCGGCCTGCCGCTGGCGGCCGGTCTTGCGCTGGCTGACTCGACGTTACACCGAAACAGCTTGACCGCGTGTTACTTTGGTGATGGCGCTGTCGCCGAAGGTGCTTTCCACGAGTCGTTGAACATGGCGGCGCTGTGGCGGTTGCCGGTGCTGTTCTTCTGTGAGAACAACCTTTACGCGATGGGCACGGCGTTGGCGCGGGCGCAGTCGCAGACCGACCTGACGGCCAAGGCGGCGGCATACCGGGTGCCGACGATCGCGGTCGACGGGATGGATGTCGTGGCGTGTCACGATGCTGCCCGCCAGGCCGCAGAGCATGTCCGCAACACAGGTGGTCCGTTCTTCGTCGAGTTCCGCACCTACCGATTCCGTGCGCATTCGATGTTCGATCCCGAACTGTACCGGGATAAGGCCGAGGTCCAGCGGTGGCGCAAGCGTGACCCCATCCCCGCGTACATTAAGCAGTGTCGTGCTGACGACTCGCTCACGGACGACGATATTGCTGATATCGAAGAGGCCGCCAATGCGGAGATCGAGGCCGCTGTGGCGTTCGCGGAGGCCGGAACCTGGGAGAACGTTGAGGATCTCGAACGCGACGTGTTGACCCCCGTTGGGCAGGTGGTGCGATGA
- a CDS encoding acyl carrier protein, which produces MTATKDIRAEVLSVLTAIAPEVEADDIDDDVLLRDQVDLDSMDWLNFLLGIHKRLQVDIPERDYASLRTLADVVGYVDKHRAQPS; this is translated from the coding sequence ATGACGGCGACGAAAGACATTCGCGCTGAGGTGTTGTCCGTGTTGACGGCGATCGCCCCTGAAGTCGAGGCCGACGATATCGACGATGATGTGCTGCTGCGAGACCAAGTGGATCTCGATTCGATGGACTGGTTGAACTTCCTGCTCGGGATACACAAGCGGTTACAGGTCGATATTCCGGAGCGGGACTACGCCTCGTTGCGGACACTCGCCGACGTGGTCGGATATGTCGACAAGCATCGCGCCCAGCCGAGTTGA
- a CDS encoding sigma 54 modulation/S30EA ribosomal C-terminal domain-containing protein, producing MRRKGGHLFTVESSTVQEFPDIVVFSSGRVSGSAANYAARAVGRVLEHRGVSGGARVRLTTASCADGPMLVQVNLGVRDTLARVQAVTAGIKDLPAALTRLDRQIVRGLAPWRPRPWPDRTRRKLTAPADALVTRRKSQALRRVTPLRAVTVMDAMDYDVHLFTDLETGEDAVVYRAGPSGLRLARQRRMCPPGRAQSPAACVSPVPLIVDSRPTPTLTEDAAVDRLCEHGLRFLFFTDPVTGRGQLLYARYDGNLALITPGSDTNRDGAS from the coding sequence ATGAGAAGGAAGGGGGGTCACTTGTTTACGGTCGAGTCCTCGACGGTCCAGGAATTCCCCGACATCGTCGTGTTCTCAAGTGGCCGGGTCTCGGGCTCAGCGGCCAACTATGCGGCACGTGCCGTGGGTCGAGTGTTGGAGCATCGGGGGGTCTCGGGGGGTGCTCGGGTGCGGCTGACCACCGCGAGTTGCGCCGATGGGCCGATGCTGGTGCAGGTGAATCTGGGGGTGCGTGACACCCTGGCACGCGTGCAGGCGGTCACGGCAGGCATCAAAGATCTGCCCGCGGCGCTAACGCGGCTGGATCGTCAGATTGTGCGGGGGTTGGCGCCGTGGCGGCCTCGGCCCTGGCCCGATCGGACCCGCCGGAAATTGACTGCGCCCGCAGACGCGCTAGTCACCCGTCGCAAATCCCAGGCGCTGCGGCGGGTGACACCGCTGCGGGCGGTGACGGTGATGGATGCGATGGATTATGACGTGCACCTGTTCACCGACCTCGAGACGGGGGAGGACGCGGTGGTGTATCGGGCCGGGCCGTCGGGGCTGCGGCTGGCACGTCAGCGCCGTATGTGTCCGCCCGGACGGGCGCAGTCGCCAGCGGCGTGTGTGTCGCCGGTGCCGCTGATTGTGGATTCGCGTCCGACGCCGACGCTCACCGAGGACGCCGCGGTGGACCGGTTATGTGAGCATGGCCTGAGATTCCTGTTTTTCACCGACCCGGTCACCGGTCGCGGGCAGCTGCTGTATGCGCGCTATGACGGCAATCTCGCGTTGATCACTCCGGGCAGCGACACGAACAGGGACGGTGCGTCGTGA